Proteins encoded together in one Miscanthus floridulus cultivar M001 chromosome 16, ASM1932011v1, whole genome shotgun sequence window:
- the LOC136512746 gene encoding protein ACTIVITY OF BC1 COMPLEX KINASE 3, chloroplastic-like has translation MAATTSTTAAVSFSLPSPPHRCGARRRRTPSLHAASTAAPPSPNLSIQLSPRASPPASTNGAATALGPPVAASFARDRAEDLQAEARAMARAAGATVYSPELLAARYGSRPFKVALRAAEVLSELASFGLKVLLDERRGESSSERRRARAVELRTILTRLGPTFVKIGQGLSTRPDLCPAEYLEELAELQDSLPTFPDEEAFACIERELGFALDSIYSTISPSPIAAASLGQVYKARLKYSGKLVAVKVQRPGIEDAIGLDFYLLRGLGFLINKYVDIVTSDVVALMDEFARRVFQELNYVQEGQNARRFKKLYADKQDILVPDIFWDYTSAKVLTMEWIEGVKLNQQAVIESQGLKVLDLVNIGIQCSLRQLLEYGYFHADPHPGNILATPEGKLAFLDFGMMSETPEDARVAIIGHVVHLVNRDYEAMARDYYALDFLEPDVDVSPIVPALKNFFDDALNATVSELNFKTIVDGLGAVLYQYPFNVPAYYALILRSLTVLEGLALYADPDFKVLAASYPYFAKRLLTDPNPYLRDALIELLFKDGRFRWNRLENLLVQGRQDREFAAKDALQPVLKLLLGPDGEELRVLVVKEAVRVTEAITIGTVIDSYNAAPAFLKPLISSGNPAGPFKFSEAEQEQMMELRDQVFRVWGLLRSSNNFDPSVLQPIVQVLQEPEARVLGSRVAGGVTQRLAARLLQQLLRTPPAPGSS, from the exons atggcggccaccacgTCCACGACGGCGGCCGTCTCCTTCTCCCTCCCCTCGCCCCCGCATCGCTGCGGGGCCCGGCGCCGCCGCACGCCTTCCCTCCATGCCGCCTCCACTGCCGCACCCCCCTCCCccaacctctccatccagctCTCGCCCCGCGCCTCCCCGCCCGCGTCGACCAACGGCGCCGCCACCGCGCTTGGACCCCCCGTGGCCGCCTCCTTCGCCCGTGACCGCGCCGAGGACCTGCAGGCCGAGGCCCGCGCCATGGCCCGCGCCGCCGGCGCCACAGTCTACAGCCCCGAGCTCCTCGCCGCCCGCTACGGCTCCCGCCCCTTCAAG GTGGCGCTCCGGGCAGCGGAGGTGCTGTCCGAGCTGGCGTCGTTCGGGCTGAAGGTCCTGCTGGACGAGCGGAGAGGGGAGTCGTCCTCGGAGAGGAGGCGCGCCAGGGCGGTGGAGCTGCGCACCATCCTCACCAGGCTCGGCCCAACCTTCGTCAAAATTGGGCAGGGCCTGTCCACGCGCCCCGACCTCTGCCCGGCCGAGTACCTCGAGGAGCTCGCCGAGCTGCAG GATTCACTTCCCACATTTCCGGATGAAGAGGCATTTGCATGTATTGAGAGAGAGCTCGGCTTCGCGCTTGATTCCATCTACTCAACAATTTCACCTTCCCCCATTGCAGCTGCTAGTTTAGGTCAAGTTTATAAAGCAAGGTTGAAATACTCTGGGAAGCTGGTAGCTGTGAAGGTGCAAAGACCCGGTATTGAGGATGCCATTGGGCTTGACTTTTATCTACTTAGAGGACTTGGCTTTCTTATAAATAAGTACGTTGACATTGTAACCAGCGATGTTGTTGCCCTCATGGATGAATTTGCTCGAAGAGTTTTCCAAGAGCTTAATTATGTTCAG GAAGGCCAAAATGCAAGAAGGTTTAAAAAATTATATGCCGATAAGCAAGATATATTAGTGCCTGATATATTTTGGGATTACACAAGTGCAAAGGTTCTAACAATGGAGTGGATTGAGGGTGTAAAATTAAACCAACAAGCAGTTATTGAGAGTCAAGGATTGAAGGTTCTGGATTTGGTCAACATTGGTATCCAGTGTAGCTTGAGGCAGCTTCTGGAGTATGGTTACTTTCATGCTGACCCTCATCCTGGTAATATATTAGCAACACCTGAGGGGAAGCTGGCTTTTCTTGATTTTGGCATGATGAGTGAAACACCAGAGGATGCGAGGGTAGCCATTATAGGACATGTTGTCCACTTAGTCAACAGGGACTATGAAGCAATGGCTCGTGATTATTATGCACTAGATTTCTTGGAACCCGATGTAGATGTTTCCCCGATTGTGCCTGCTCTCAAGAATTTCTTTGATGATGCACTAAATGCAACAGTGAGTGAGCTGAACTTCAAGACAATAGTTGATGGCCTAGGTGCTGTTCTCTATCAGTACCCATTCAATG TACCGGCATACTATGCATTGATACTGCGATCTCTCACCGTACTGGAAGGTTTAGCACTCTATGCTGACCCTGATTTTAAGGTGCTTGCTGCATCATATCCTTACTTTGCGAAAAGGCTACTCACTGATCCCAATCCATATCTCAGAGATGCTTTAATTGAGCTTCTATTCAAGGATGGAAGATTCAG ATGGAATAGGCTTGAAAATCTTCTTGTTCAAGGGCGCCAAGATAGAGAGTTTGCAGCCAAAGATGCACTACAGCCTGTTCTAAAGCTTCTGCTTGGTCCTGATGGGGAGGAATTGCGTGTGTTAGTTGTGAAAGAGGCAGTTCGTGTAACAGAAGCCATCACTATTGGAACAGTGATCGATTCATACAATGCCGCTCCAGCATTTTTGAAGCCATTAATTTCCAGTGGCAATCCGGCCGGACCCTTTAAGTTTAGTGAGGCTGAACAAGAACAGATGATGGAGCTCCGAGACCAGGTTTTCAGAGTATGGGGTCTTTTGAGATCCTCAAATAACTTTGATCCGAGCGTTTTGCAACCAATCGTTCAG GTGCTACAAGAACCAGAGGCACGTGTCCTGGGTTCTCGTGTCGCAGGTGGTGTAACACAGCGCCTTGCGGCACGTCTGTTGCAACAGCTTCTCAGGACCCCACCTGCTCCTGGATCTTCTTAG